A region from the Vicia villosa cultivar HV-30 ecotype Madison, WI linkage group LG3, Vvil1.0, whole genome shotgun sequence genome encodes:
- the LOC131660592 gene encoding pescadillo homolog: protein MVKHYRPAGKKKEGNAAKFLTRTQALKQLQISLPLFRKLCILKGVTPREPKKKFKGNDKTYYHVKDISFLHHEPLLEIHRAIRVHERKIKKAEAKKNVERANRLREKTPKPKIDRIIRQRYPRFVDALGELDDCLTMVHLFAALPATESKKIDVERVHKCRRLAHEWQAFVSRTHKLRKTFVSVKGIYYQAEVEGQTITWLTPHSLQQVVSNDVDIPTMLNFLQIYEPLLGFINFHLYHSIKLKYPPILDPRLEALAADLYALSRYANASTRPAILNSEASQSVESDQLESKPIGAETDNENSELRLAQLQHQLPSNEPGALMHLVEKAAGEDEEEYDEETRQCKNLFQNVKIFLSREVPRESLLFIIPAFGGIVSWEGEGAPFVESDQSITHQIVDREAQGHRFLSREYVQPQWVFDCVNARIILPTENYLVGRVPPPHLSPFVDYDEEGAYVPEYAKTIKHLQAAARKEVLPLPGLEKDLEDPQNLLADGVIDRAAANHAAKEKQKMLIHEQRYQEDLKKELQGATYASAGSKAREETSAGLIQTGESANNGQANVDEGADMSKLLLSRKKRKLLEAMRISNERKQTKYDVITQRKKKIDEAQNQRS from the exons ATGGTGAAGCACTACAGACCCGCC GGTAAGAAAAAGGAGGGAAATGCAGCTAAATTTCTCACCAGGACACAGGCACTCAAGCAGCTTCAAATCAGTTTACCCCTTTTCAG gaaATTGTGCATTTTGAAAGGTGTAACTCCTAGGGAACCTAAGAAAAAGTTCAAAGGAAATGATAAGACTTACTACCATGTGAAAGATATTAGCTTTCTGCATCACGAGCCGTTGCTGGAAATACATAGAGCAATAAGAGTACATGAAAGGAAAATTAAGAAAGCTGAGGCAAAGAAAAACGTTGAACGTGCGAATCGGCTGCGCGAGAAAACACCCAAACCTAAAATTGATAGGATTATTCGACAGAGGTATCCGAGATTCGTGGATGCCCTTGGAGAATTGGATGACTGCCTTACAATGGTGCATCTTTTCGCAGCATTACCCGCGACCGAGAGCAAAAAAATTGATGTGGAGCGGGTCCACAAATGTCGAAG ATTGGCACATGAATGGCAAGCATTTGTATCCCGTACTCACAAATTGAGAAAAACATTTGTGTCTGTTAAAGGCATATACTACCAG GCGGAAGTTGAGGGCCAGACAATAACATGGTTAACTCCTCATTCACTGCAGCAGGTTGTGTCTAATGATGTTGACATTCCTACTATGCTAAACTTTCTGCAAATATATGAG CCTCTTCTTGGTTTTATCAATTTCCACCTCTACCATTCCATTAAATTGAAGTATCCTCCAATACTTGATCCTCGCTTGGAGGCTTTGGCAGCAG aTCTATATGCGCTGTCACGATATGCCAATGCCAGCACCAGACCCGCCATACTGAATTCTGAAGCTTCTCAATCAGTTGAATCTGATCAACTGGAGTCCAAGCCAATTGGGGCAGAGACTGATAACGAAAATTCTGAACTAAGACTTGCTCAACTTCAGCATCAACTGCCTTCTAATGAACCTGGTGCACTAATGCACCTTGTTGAGAAAgctgcaggtgaagatgaagaagaatatGATGAAGAGACACGACAATGCAAAAATCTCTTTCAAAATGTCAAAATCTTCCTGAGCAGGGAG GTACCAAGGGAATCATTGCTTTTTATTATTCCTGCTTTTGGTGGTATAGTTTCATGGGAGGGCGAAGGGGCTCCTTTTGTGGAATCTGACCAGAGCATTACTCACCAG ATCGTCGATAGGGAAGCTCAAGGACACAGGTTCCTCTCAAGAGAATATGTTCAACCACAATGGGTATTTGACTGTGTGAATGCTAGGATAATTCTGCCAACTGAAAACTATCTTGTCGGAAG AGTTCCTCCACCACATTTGTCTCCTTTTGTTGACTATGATGAAGAAGGAGCATATGTTCCGGAGTATGCAAAGACTATTAAACACTTGCAAGCTGCTGCCAGAAAGGAAGTTCTCCCACTTCCTGGTCTTGAAAAAGATTTGGAAGATCCTCAAAATCTTCTGGCGGACGGTGTCATAGATAGAGCAGCAGCTAATCATGCGGCTAAGGAAAAGCAGAAG ATGTTGATTCATGAGCAGCGATACCAGGAGGATTTGAAGAAAGAACTTCAAGGTGCCACATATGCTTCAGCAGGTTCTAAAGCTAGAGAAGAAACATCTGCCGGATTGATTCAGACTGGTGAATCAGCTAATAATGGTCAAGCAAATGTTGATGAAGGTGCTGATATGAGTAAACTTTTGTTGTCACGTAAAAAGAGGAAGCTGTTGGAAGCCATGCGG ATATCTAATGAGCGCAAGCAAACTAAATATGATGTTATTACTCAACGGAAAAAGAAAATAGATGAAGCTCAGAATCAAAGGAGTTGA